The proteins below come from a single Poecilia reticulata strain Guanapo linkage group LG5, Guppy_female_1.0+MT, whole genome shotgun sequence genomic window:
- the snrpc gene encoding U1 small nuclear ribonucleoprotein C isoform X2: MPKFYCDYCDTYLTHDSPSVRKTHCSGRKHKENVKDYYQKWMEEQAQSLIDKTTAAFQQGKIPPTPFPGGPPPGPPRPGMLPTPPMGGPPMMPMMGPPPHGMMPGGPGGMRPPMGGPMQMMPGPPHMMRHPRPMMMPVRPGMVRPDR, encoded by the exons ATGCCGAA GTTTTATTGTGACTATTGTGATACATACCTTACACATGATTCG CCTTCAGTGAGGAAGACTCACTGCAGTGGccgaaaacacaaagaaaatgtgaaagattACTACCAGAAATGGATGGAGGAGCAGGCGCAAAGCTTGATTGATAAAACAA CGGCTGCTTTTCAGCAGGGAAAGATCCCCCCCACACCGTTCCCTGGTGGTCCTCCTCCAG GACCTCCACGGCCAGGCATGCTACCAACACCACCAATGGGAGGCCCTCCAATGATGCCTATGATGGGGCCTCCGCCTCATGGGATGATGCCCGGTGGGCCTG GAGGCATGAGGCCACCGATGGGAGGACCCATGCAGATGATGCCAGGACCTCCACACATGATGCGCCACCCTCGTCCCATGATGATGCCCGTCAGGCCAGGCATGGTGCGACCAGACAGATAA
- the snrpc gene encoding U1 small nuclear ribonucleoprotein C isoform X1 has product MPKFYCDYCDTYLTHDSPSVRKTHCSGRKHKENVKDYYQKWMEEQAQSLIDKTTAAFQQGKIPPTPFPGGPPPAGPPRPGMLPTPPMGGPPMMPMMGPPPHGMMPGGPGGMRPPMGGPMQMMPGPPHMMRHPRPMMMPVRPGMVRPDR; this is encoded by the exons ATGCCGAA GTTTTATTGTGACTATTGTGATACATACCTTACACATGATTCG CCTTCAGTGAGGAAGACTCACTGCAGTGGccgaaaacacaaagaaaatgtgaaagattACTACCAGAAATGGATGGAGGAGCAGGCGCAAAGCTTGATTGATAAAACAA CGGCTGCTTTTCAGCAGGGAAAGATCCCCCCCACACCGTTCCCTGGTGGTCCTCCTCCAG CAGGACCTCCACGGCCAGGCATGCTACCAACACCACCAATGGGAGGCCCTCCAATGATGCCTATGATGGGGCCTCCGCCTCATGGGATGATGCCCGGTGGGCCTG GAGGCATGAGGCCACCGATGGGAGGACCCATGCAGATGATGCCAGGACCTCCACACATGATGCGCCACCCTCGTCCCATGATGATGCCCGTCAGGCCAGGCATGGTGCGACCAGACAGATAA
- the ilrun gene encoding protein ILRUN gives MEGTDMDVDAELMQKFSCMGTTDKDVLISEFQRLLGFQLNPAGCAFFLDMTNWNLQAAIGAYYDFESPSVNTPSMSFVEDVTIGEGESVPPDTLFTKTWRIQNTGGESWPPGVCLKYIGGDQFGHVNSVMVKSLDPQEISDVSVQMRSPTNPGMYQGQWRMCTAAGLFYGDVIWVILSVEVGGLLGVTQQLSSFETEFNTQPQRNVQGDFNPFASPQKNKHDATDSSFRDPGGAWERTQEPIQQDQNGLSHNAVNRASNGLQTNLSVVTYGQGIHGPYPFGKS, from the exons ATGGAGGGCACAGACATGGACGTGGACGCAGAGCTCATGCAGAAATTCAGCTGCATGGGTACCACGGACAAGGACGTCCTCATCTCGGAGTTCCAGAGGCTGCTGGGCTTCCAGCTCAACCCGGCCGGCTGCGCCTTCTTCCTGGACATGACCAACTG GAACCTTCAGGCTGCTATTGGTGCATATTATGACTTCGAAAGCCCCAGTGTCAACACACCATCCATGTCCTTTGTTGAAGATGTGACAATTGGTGAAGGAGAGTCTGTTCCTCCGGACACACTGTTCACAAAGACCTGGAGAATACAAAACACAG GCGGAGAGTCATGGCCGCCAGGTGTTTGCCTCAAATACATTGGAGGGGATCAGTTTGGGCATGTAAACTCGGTTATGGTGAAGTCTCTAGACCCCCAGGAAATTTCAGATGTGAGTGTACAGATGAGAAGTCCTACAAACCCAGGCATGTACCAGGGCCAATGGAGGATGTGCACAGCAGCCGGGTTGTTCTACGGAG ATGTGATCTGGGTGATTCTTAGCGTAGAAGTCGGCGGTCTACTCGGCGTCACTCAGCAGCTTTCTTCCTTTGAGACGGAATTCAACACGCAACCGCAGCGCAACGTGCAGGGGGATTTCAACCCGTTCGCCTCGCCGCAGAAGAACAAGCATGATGCCACTGACAGCAGCTTCAGAGACCCTGGAGGAGCCTGGGAGCGCACACAAGAGCCAATCCAGCAAGATCAGAACGGACTGTCTCATAATGCTGTAAATAGGGCGTCAAACGGTCTCCAAACAAATCTTTCCGTGGTAACTTATGGCCAG GGTATTCATGGTCCCTATCCGTTTGGAAAGAGCTAG